A genomic window from Nitrospiria bacterium includes:
- a CDS encoding UDP-glucose/GDP-mannose dehydrogenase family protein, giving the protein MHIAVVGTGYVGLVTGACFAEFGVHVTCVDKDVEKIEALRKGQIPIYEPGLAEMVAKNRAGGRLDFTTDIAGAVRGALAVFIAVGTPPRGDGSANLAYVESVAETIARHLDSYKLIITKSTVPVGTGERLRKIIGKNLKEHLDFDIVSNPEFLREGSAIEDFLRPNRVVIGTNSPQAEAIMKNLYRPLYLIETPFIVTDVATAEMIKYASNAFLATKISFINEMANLCEKVGADVHQVAKGMGLDGRIGPKFLHPGPGFGGSCLPKDTLALVQMARQNECELELLNAVIRVNAKQKAVMVQKILQALGGADGKNLAVLGLAFKPNTDDIREAPAIEIIQTLVKAGVKIRAYDPAAMHEARKILKEIRYCEDPYDTAEDADAVVLITEWNEFRSLDLSRLRQSVRNPIFIDLRNVYDEQRMKQAGFRYVGVGRGREAI; this is encoded by the coding sequence ATGCATATCGCCGTTGTTGGGACAGGATATGTCGGTCTTGTGACCGGCGCTTGTTTTGCCGAGTTTGGTGTCCATGTCACCTGTGTGGATAAAGATGTGGAAAAAATTGAGGCCCTCCGAAAAGGCCAGATCCCTATTTACGAACCGGGCTTGGCTGAAATGGTCGCCAAAAATAGGGCCGGTGGCCGTCTCGATTTTACCACCGATATCGCCGGGGCGGTTCGAGGGGCGCTGGCCGTCTTCATTGCGGTTGGGACGCCTCCCCGGGGAGACGGGTCGGCCAATCTGGCCTATGTGGAGAGCGTGGCCGAAACGATCGCCCGACATCTCGATAGCTATAAACTGATCATTACCAAAAGCACGGTACCGGTGGGAACGGGAGAGCGGCTTCGTAAGATCATCGGGAAAAATCTCAAAGAGCATTTAGACTTTGACATTGTTTCCAATCCCGAGTTTTTACGAGAAGGTTCGGCCATTGAGGATTTTTTAAGGCCCAATCGCGTGGTGATCGGAACAAACAGTCCGCAGGCGGAAGCGATCATGAAAAACCTCTATCGACCGCTCTACCTGATCGAGACTCCGTTCATTGTAACGGATGTGGCAACGGCGGAGATGATTAAATACGCCTCCAATGCCTTTCTGGCCACAAAGATATCCTTTATCAATGAAATGGCAAATCTTTGCGAAAAGGTCGGAGCGGATGTGCATCAAGTGGCGAAGGGGATGGGTTTGGACGGTCGAATCGGCCCCAAATTTCTCCATCCGGGTCCCGGCTTCGGTGGGTCCTGCCTGCCCAAGGACACGCTGGCCCTGGTTCAGATGGCCAGGCAGAATGAGTGTGAATTAGAACTCCTCAATGCGGTGATCCGTGTCAATGCGAAACAGAAGGCCGTGATGGTTCAGAAAATTCTTCAGGCCTTGGGAGGTGCGGACGGAAAAAATTTGGCCGTTCTTGGACTGGCCTTTAAACCGAACACGGACGATATTCGGGAGGCCCCGGCGATCGAGATCATCCAAACCCTGGTGAAAGCAGGGGTGAAGATCCGCGCATATGACCCGGCGGCCATGCATGAAGCCCGGAAGATCTTAAAAGAGATACGCTATTGCGAGGATCCCTATGATACGGCGGAGGATGCGGACGCCGTAGTTTTGATAACAGAGTGGAACGAATTTCGCAGCCTCGATTTGAGCCGACTTCGCCAATCGGTACGCAACCCCATCTTCATTGATCTCCGCAACGTCTACGACGAACAGCGCATGAAACAGGCCGGTTTTCGGTATGTCGGTGTAGGAAGGGGAAGAGAAGCCATCTGA
- the rsmI gene encoding 16S rRNA (cytidine(1402)-2'-O)-methyltransferase: MDDTKSGCLYVVSTPIGHLEDITLRALRTLKEVHLVAAEDTRHTQKLFNHYEIHTPLTSYHDHNKEEKTAVLVQRLKEGRSIALVTDAGTPGISDPGYYLINRCIQAGIPVSPVPGPSAFLAALTVSGLPTDAFLFEGFLPKKHAGRIKHLRTLKDEPRTIILYESPHRLVRCLHDLHEIWGDRRAVVARELTKLFEEIIRGRLSQVIAKMEGGSIRGEITLIIEGCRPLSSMW, translated from the coding sequence ATGGACGACACAAAATCCGGCTGTCTTTACGTTGTCAGCACCCCGATCGGTCATCTGGAAGACATCACATTGCGGGCGCTCCGAACTCTCAAGGAAGTCCATCTTGTCGCGGCGGAGGACACCCGCCATACCCAAAAACTGTTCAACCACTATGAAATACACACGCCCCTGACGAGCTACCATGATCACAATAAAGAGGAAAAAACCGCGGTCCTGGTTCAGCGACTCAAAGAAGGCCGTTCGATCGCCCTCGTTACGGATGCCGGCACACCGGGGATTTCGGATCCAGGATACTATCTGATCAACCGTTGCATTCAAGCCGGGATACCTGTTTCTCCCGTTCCCGGACCATCCGCCTTCCTTGCCGCGTTGACTGTATCCGGTCTCCCCACGGATGCTTTCCTATTCGAGGGCTTCCTTCCGAAGAAGCACGCCGGACGAATCAAACACCTCCGGACCCTGAAAGACGAACCCCGCACGATCATTCTCTACGAATCCCCCCATCGCCTGGTTCGTTGTCTTCACGATCTGCACGAGATTTGGGGCGACCGCCGGGCCGTGGTGGCCCGTGAATTGACCAAGCTGTTTGAAGAAATCATCCGGGGTAGACTTTCTCAGGTCATCGCAAAGATGGAGGGAGGATCCATCCGGGGAGAAATTACGCTGATCATCGAGGGTTGTCGCCCTCTATCATCGATGTGGTGA
- a CDS encoding tetratricopeptide repeat protein: protein MGASFHGTLRRRGAGFFVLLQLLSSCSGFAAPVKEPTAAAEHFKTANAYFEAGRYPEAIKEYRYVADQFPNDELAAEAQYRAGYTGIYFRNTDSDYGMAVKDFQKLIQKYPNSSWKDPAENWLNVLTQWEVIKTEKEKLKSDLQRLLDLDMQSEKKRRELK from the coding sequence ATGGGCGCATCGTTTCACGGGACGCTTCGACGCCGGGGGGCCGGGTTTTTCGTCCTCCTTCAACTTTTATCGAGCTGTTCGGGCTTTGCGGCCCCGGTGAAGGAACCCACCGCGGCCGCCGAGCATTTCAAGACGGCCAACGCGTATTTTGAAGCGGGTCGGTATCCCGAGGCCATTAAGGAATACCGGTACGTGGCGGATCAATTTCCAAACGATGAACTCGCGGCCGAAGCGCAATACCGGGCGGGCTATACCGGGATTTATTTTAGGAATACGGATTCCGACTACGGGATGGCCGTGAAAGATTTTCAAAAATTGATTCAGAAGTACCCGAACAGCTCTTGGAAAGATCCCGCCGAAAATTGGTTGAATGTTTTGACCCAGTGGGAGGTTATTAAGACGGAAAAAGAGAAACTCAAGAGCGACCTTCAGCGTTTGCTGGACCTCGACATGCAATCCGAGAAGAAGCGACGGGAATTGAAATAA